The Synechocystis sp. PCC 6714 genome includes the window TTTGCACCTGGAGGCAATACTTTAGACTGGGGAAAGGATTATTTTCTCTTGAAAGGGTTTTTGGTTGAACCATTAAGTTTTTTACCCTGGACCTGGGGGATAACTTGAAGGTCTAAAACTTTTCCTAGGGCTCTGGTAAAGGTCAAGCGATCTGGGCTGGTTTACCTTCATAATTGGAGACTTAAGGGATTCTCCCCCATGGCCGTAACTATCTAACTAAGCCCAGTTAGCCGGTTAGCCTGTATATTCCCCTGTTCAATCCAAGGCTATCAAGCCCAGAACCTAGCTGTGATCCTGTAATTTCTGAATTTTGTAACAATGTGGCTTCTTTTGCTCATCCTTGCTGTCATCACCTATTTTGTGGTTAAAAGCAATGCGGCGCCCATTACCCGCACACCCATTTGGATGTTGTGGTTAGTGTTGATGACCCCGGCAACCCTTTGGACAATTTGGGCAATGGTGTATGGCCCCGATGCCCCTCTACCACCCCTACTGCTCCTGGGGCCATTTTTGGTTTGTCCTCTGCTCTATTGGTGGCTGGTGCAAAAGGGCCGCATTGTCTCCGATAAGCAAACCCAAGGCAATGGTGTCACCGCCCCCGATAATCTCCAGGGCAAGGACGCAAAACCAGCGGAGCAAGCCCCCCGTCCCATTAATGCGGCGGAGGAAAAATCTTTACGGGATTGCTTTCCCTGGGGAGTGTATTATCTCCAACAGTTGGATTATCGGCCCCAGGCTATTCTTTGTCGCGGAAAATTGCAAGTAGCGCCGGAAATGGCCTATGAACGGGTTAAGAGCAACGTGGAAGATGCCTTTGGCGATCGCTTTTTGGTGCTATTCCAAGAAAGTTTACAGGGTCAGCCTTTTTTTGCCCTGGTGCCCAACCCCGCCCAGGCCAAGGAAGATAATGTTAGCAACGGGGAAAAGCTCCATAAACCCTGGTTAGCCTTGACTTTACTAATGCTGACGGGATTTACCACCACCATGGTGGGGGCAGAAATGGCTGGGTTGACCCCCGCAGAACTCCAGGTGGGCATTCAGACATTGAAGGTAGGTTTACCCTACAGTCTCGGCATTTTGACCATTTTAGGTTGCCATGAATTGAGCCATTACTGGGCGGCGATACACTACAAAATTCGCACCACTTTGCCCTATTTCATTCCCATTCCCTTCTTTTTAGGCACTTTTGGCGCTTTTATCCAAATGAAGTCTCCGGTGCCCCACCGCAAGGCCTTATTTGATGTGGCGATCGCCGGGCCGTTGGGGGGCTTGGTGGTGGCGTTACCAATTTTATGGTGGGGGTTGACCCAATCCACTGTGGAACCAATGCCGGAGAATACCAACCTGTTGCGGTTTGATGCCCTGGATTACCGCTTTTCCCTACTGATGACCCTGATTAGCAAAGCGGCTTTAGGCAATCAACTGGGGGCTAATACGGTGTTAGACCTCCATCCCCTGGCGATCGCCGGTTACATTGGTTTGATTGTTACTGCACTGAATTTAATGCCCTTTGGTCAATTGGACGGGGGCCATATTATCCATGCCATGCTGGGGCAACGGGCGGCCGTTGTGACTGGGCAAATTACCCGGGTGGCTATGGTGCTGCTCTCCTTTATCCGTAGTGATTTTTTCATCTGGGCAATTATTTTGTTACTCATGCCCGTGGGGGATCAGCCAGCATTAAATGACGTTAGCGAACTAGATGACCGCCGGGATTTATTAGGCATCGTGGCGATCGCCATTTTGATCTTGATCCTTTTACCAGTGCCTCCCCCGGTAGCCCAGTGGTTACAAATATAGGAATAGGGTTGAAAAAATTACTAAGGCAGTTGAAATTAGTCCAGAGCCTATTTTGAAACCGTTAATTTACTCCCCAAATCCCCCTAGGAATTTCAAGCCGATTGCTCCCATAATTTGGTGGCTAGGGGACCTTGGGCAACTCACCTCTAGCGGTTGATAGGGAAAAAATCGTAGCCCGTCATATGGCTGGGGGAAGGTTTGATTTGCACCAGGGTAGCTTGCCCGGCCCGATCGCCATTGGGCAAAAAGCTCACTTTCCCGTTGATGGTGCTAGAAACAAATTCCGGTTCTGTCAAAGCCTTTTGTAAACCTTGACGACTAGGAGCTATGGCCAAGGCATTAGCCAGTGTGTAAACCGCATCGTAGGTGGCCGCCGTACGCCAAGACACATCTCCTCCCCAAAATTTCCTGGCCGCCTGGGCAAAAGGTCGATTGGTTTCACTCTTAGAACTCCAGGGAATAGCCACCGTTAAACCCACCATGCCCTGGCCCTGCTCCAACGTTTTAATCGTAGACAGGGGACTATTGCCATAGAGCTTTAACCGCCCCTGGTTGGCAGTCCCAAGGCCAAAGGCCCGGTCTAGGCGATCGATATGGGGCAAAATGAGCAATCCTTGGGCACCACTGGCCACAATTTCCGCCATTTTGGCTTGGCTGTTAAAATTAGGTTCACTCAGATCGCAGACCGTGGGAGCCAACTGGCCACCTTGAGCCAATAAACCAGTGGTAAATTCTTGGTAAAAAGAAACGCCATCCGGAGCCTTGGAATCGTAACAGACAGCGACTTTTTTGGTATCTTTACTCACCTGTTGCACTAGGGTTTGGGCGGAAGTGTTGATTTGGGGAATGACCCGAAAAATATGGTCGCCCACATTGGTAATACCGTTGGCATCGCTGGTGGCATTGACCAGCACTAATCCCCCCGCTTCGTAGGTGGGGGCCGCCCCCAGGGTGGCACTACTGGCATTGTGGCCCACCACCCCCAGAATCTGCTCCTGTTTGACTAAAGCTCCGGCAAATTGTTGGGCTAAGTTGCCATCGTTGGAATCGTTAATGATGGTGATGTGTAAAAAACGGCCATTAATACCTCCTTTTTGGTTAATTTCCTCCTGGGCTTGGGCTGCTCCCCGCAGAATTTCCTGGGCAATGTTGAGGCTACTGCCCACCGGGGCCACCACCGCTATCTGGAGAGGATTGTGGCCCAAAGCTCGTACGTTGTTAAGGTAAATCCAGGCTTCCGGGTCATTGGGGAACTTTTCCAAATGTTGAGTTAATTTTTCCAACGCTTCTTCGTTTTTACCTTCGGCGATCGCCTTGGAAGCAAATAACTTGGTTTCATTGTCCATGGTGGGCACGAGCACCTTTTCTCCCGCGCTGACATTGGCCTGTAATTCCCTGGGTATATTGCCAGTGGTGGATAAACCAGGAGTGACAGCGGCAGGATTCATTCTGTTAAATAAAAACCAACCTCCTCCCCCCACAATGCCCAGGGTGACTAACAACGCACCGATTAAAATGGGAATCTCGTTTTTGTTGGACATATTGGCACTCACACTTAGGGGCGACCAACCAAATCAGACTTGGCGGATATCGACAGTATTCTTTCCAACATACTAGTGCTGGAGAGCAGAAAAAAGTCTCTCGCCAATTGCGGGGCTTAGTCTAATCGGCAGCAGCGTATCCATAGCCATTGACAAACGGATCACCTAACCTTGAATGGGGGAAGACACTGCCTTTTTGCTCCAGACAGTGCCGGGCTGTTATTTCTTTTTGAATTCTGACAGTAAAATAGTACTGACACTCTTAAAAACTAAAAGTGGTGCGAATTACCCCCAAGACTAGGGTGCCATTGGCATTGTTGTAGTCAGCATTGGGCACTACCACAATACCGGGGGTGATGGAAAGATTATCATTGACGGCCCATTGGAAAAAACCTTCCAGATAGACAGAACTATCCACGTCAGTGGTGGCAATGTCGTCGGGAAAAACAATCGAACTGCTACTGACCCAGGGTTGCATACCGACAATAATGCCCGCCAGATTGTCTTCTTTAAAAATATCCGGGAACGCAAGGGTCACTGCCCAATTCCAAATGTCTAAACTGCCCCGGCGAATGCTAGTGTCCTCAAAGTTAATAGCATTAAGGGTGCGGGCTTTAGTTACACCGCCCCAACCCCCCAGAATAAAATAGTCACTCAGTTGCCAGGAAAGGGCCGCTCCATAGGCATTGTGGGAAGTATTGGCCGCTTCGCCAAAGGTGGTTTCGGTGAAATAGCGGAAGTTGGAGCGCTGACTTCCCGTGCCGGTGTCTAGGGTGTTGTAGCCATGGCCATAGGTTAAAGCTACGGTGAGATTATCGCTGAAGTCGTAGTTTAACTGGGCGATCGTGCCGTAACCGCCGTTGAAAAGTCCTTCTCCCTGGGAGGGATCATTGCCCGTAGAAGCAAGGTAACCCAAGCTGAGTTGGAACCGATCCCAGGTGCCCTGTAGGGCCGCCCCGGTGCCTTCCCCTAGAAAATAAATAGGACTACGGGTACCAAAGGATGTCAAAGCACCAAAGGCTCCGTCTCCGTCCAAAATGTTCACGGTATTGGTGAAATCATCGAAGGCGCCCCCAGCGGCAAGGGCCCAAAGGCGAATGTTTTCCGTGGCGGGAAATGTGTAATACAAAACGCTGTTGCTTAGGTTGCCATCCTCCGGTTCCGTTGCGCCCAAGACTGGCTGGAAAGTACCGGCCACGGGGCCATAGTCGGCGAGAGTTCCGCTGGATAGACGAATGAAGAGATCGTCATCACCCCGAAAACTTGTATTGAGTTCCAATCGGCTACGATAGCCCAAAGTGGTATTTCTGGCGATCGCCTCGGTGCCGTTATTTTTGTCCCCACTGACAATGCCACCCAGGGCCATCACCACTTGCCCACTTAATTTGGTGGTGGTGGAAAATTGATGGTCTTCTAGGTAACTTGTGCGCACTTCTAGATTGTCGATGCGGGTTCCTAGGGCAGCCAATTCCCCTTCAAATTCCTGGGCCAACCGTTTTAGTTTGTCTATGTCTTCCCTTAACACCGCCACATTTTCCTGCACTAAACGCTCCATTACGTTCATGCAAGCATTTAACCCAGCGGCGAATTCCCAACGGGACAGGGCCCGATCGCCACGGAAAGTCCGGTCTGGGTAACCGACAATGCAACCATAACGCTCCACTAAACTCTGCAGTGCTTCATACGCCCAGGCCGTGGGCTGGACATCCCGCAGTTCCGACACTGAAGTGATTTGAGATAGCGAATTGGGCTCAGCCCTATCGTCAAGGAAACCATCTAGTCTTAGACGATTCGACGATGTTGAGGTCTCAATCATTTGGGCTTGTACTAACTGATTTGTTCCAAAGGCGATCGCCATCAAGGCACCTAAGCCCCACACTAGTAACAGTTGTCCTAACATACGAGTCCTCACACTTTAAAGATTAACCAACAAATTATCGAGAATATAGGCAACAACTAAGAAAAAAAGCAATGCCCTTCCTCCCCATGCCCATCACTGGCGAATGGGCTCAATAATGATAATCGTTATCATAGCACGGGCTTTTCTGGAATTTTGGATAAATACTTTCACCAAACCGATTACGCCCAAATCTTTACTGGCCAAGCTCTAACCACTCTTCCGACCGCAAATTAGCCACCAGACTAAACTGATCATTGCCCAATGGCTTAATTACGTAAGCCATCCCTTGGGGGTCGGGGTAAATGCCTGTTGTTGCTTCAAACAAATCATCGTGGCCGACAATAATGGTATTGGTCCCCTGGGCAGGCTTCTGGCTTAAAAAGGGACTGAGTAACGCCTTCATTTGGGCAATTTGTTCCGGACTATAATCTTCCGACTTCGGAAAATTCAGGTCAGCATTCTTTTCGTATCTTCCAAAAGCTAAATCCGCTGTTTGCCAAGCTCGACAATATTGACTCGAAAAAACCTGTCCATAGGGAATACCGTATTTTTCAAACCCCTGGCCGATCGCCTTGGCCTGTTGCCATCCCGTTTCACTCAAAGCCCGTTGCGTTGAGCAATTCCCCATTTCCGCTGTAACTTGATCTGCATAATCTTTTTCAGTCTGGGCGTGGCGGATATAAATCACATATCCCCCTTGCTGTAATTCTTCTAGCAAATCTTTCTTATTTAACTGGTCTTGAAAATCACGATTGGCTTGTTCGCCGGGAGTCATTTCCTCAGCCCAAGCCTGGGTAAAGTCCACTTTAAGACCGCCAATTAAGCGGGAATTACTTTCAGAAAAAGACACGCCCATGGATTGCACCCACAATACAACGCCGAACAACAGGAGGCGATTAATCCATTCCATAGATAACTCTTTAATGAAAATTATTTTTATTTGGTTCCGGCAATCATCCTAGGGGTAAATAATATTTATTGTCAATAGTGAGCTAAGTCCCGGTCGAACGATACTGAGTCCTGTTTCTGATCTTGATCAATGAATTAGGAATAATTATGAACGGCAACCAAGTAAAGAACAATGCATTTGCTCTTTATAACCATCTGTTTATCTAGATATTTGGTGATGGAAAATATTTTGAGAAAGAATTAACTCCCCATTTATGGTAGCTGTGGTAAAAAAAGTAGAAATATACTTCAGGGTTAAATAATGAAAGTTGGGAGAAGATATAGATGATTTAATTGAAAGTAAGACACTGACCGGAGCTAAAAGCCTCTTTGGTAAAGGTCTTAGCCATCTCAGTCTTACTTTGATTGACTATAAGTCTTGTTCGCGAAAACCACAGACTGGGAGTTGAAGTAGGAAAACTAAAACAATAACAAATACATCCAAAAAACAAAAGAGCAATTTTGATCAGTTGGCCGACACCGCCATTGGTGCTGGGGCGATCGCCTTTTGGCCGCTGTTAACAGTGGGAAAATATTCTTGCTAGAGTTGAGAACCCTTAAAACC containing:
- a CDS encoding site-2 protease family protein, whose protein sequence is MWLLLLILAVITYFVVKSNAAPITRTPIWMLWLVLMTPATLWTIWAMVYGPDAPLPPLLLLGPFLVCPLLYWWLVQKGRIVSDKQTQGNGVTAPDNLQGKDAKPAEQAPRPINAAEEKSLRDCFPWGVYYLQQLDYRPQAILCRGKLQVAPEMAYERVKSNVEDAFGDRFLVLFQESLQGQPFFALVPNPAQAKEDNVSNGEKLHKPWLALTLLMLTGFTTTMVGAEMAGLTPAELQVGIQTLKVGLPYSLGILTILGCHELSHYWAAIHYKIRTTLPYFIPIPFFLGTFGAFIQMKSPVPHRKALFDVAIAGPLGGLVVALPILWWGLTQSTVEPMPENTNLLRFDALDYRFSLLMTLISKAALGNQLGANTVLDLHPLAIAGYIGLIVTALNLMPFGQLDGGHIIHAMLGQRAAVVTGQITRVAMVLLSFIRSDFFIWAIILLLMPVGDQPALNDVSELDDRRDLLGIVAIAILILILLPVPPPVAQWLQI
- a CDS encoding histidine phosphatase family protein, encoding MEWINRLLLFGVVLWVQSMGVSFSESNSRLIGGLKVDFTQAWAEEMTPGEQANRDFQDQLNKKDLLEELQQGGYVIYIRHAQTEKDYADQVTAEMGNCSTQRALSETGWQQAKAIGQGFEKYGIPYGQVFSSQYCRAWQTADLAFGRYEKNADLNFPKSEDYSPEQIAQMKALLSPFLSQKPAQGTNTIIVGHDDLFEATTGIYPDPQGMAYVIKPLGNDQFSLVANLRSEEWLELGQ
- a CDS encoding ABC transporter substrate-binding protein; the encoded protein is MSNKNEIPILIGALLVTLGIVGGGGWFLFNRMNPAAVTPGLSTTGNIPRELQANVSAGEKVLVPTMDNETKLFASKAIAEGKNEEALEKLTQHLEKFPNDPEAWIYLNNVRALGHNPLQIAVVAPVGSSLNIAQEILRGAAQAQEEINQKGGINGRFLHITIINDSNDGNLAQQFAGALVKQEQILGVVGHNASSATLGAAPTYEAGGLVLVNATSDANGITNVGDHIFRVIPQINTSAQTLVQQVSKDTKKVAVCYDSKAPDGVSFYQEFTTGLLAQGGQLAPTVCDLSEPNFNSQAKMAEIVASGAQGLLILPHIDRLDRAFGLGTANQGRLKLYGNSPLSTIKTLEQGQGMVGLTVAIPWSSKSETNRPFAQAARKFWGGDVSWRTAATYDAVYTLANALAIAPSRQGLQKALTEPEFVSSTINGKVSFLPNGDRAGQATLVQIKPSPSHMTGYDFFPINR
- a CDS encoding iron uptake porin, whose translation is MLGQLLLVWGLGALMAIAFGTNQLVQAQMIETSTSSNRLRLDGFLDDRAEPNSLSQITSVSELRDVQPTAWAYEALQSLVERYGCIVGYPDRTFRGDRALSRWEFAAGLNACMNVMERLVQENVAVLREDIDKLKRLAQEFEGELAALGTRIDNLEVRTSYLEDHQFSTTTKLSGQVVMALGGIVSGDKNNGTEAIARNTTLGYRSRLELNTSFRGDDDLFIRLSSGTLADYGPVAGTFQPVLGATEPEDGNLSNSVLYYTFPATENIRLWALAAGGAFDDFTNTVNILDGDGAFGALTSFGTRSPIYFLGEGTGAALQGTWDRFQLSLGYLASTGNDPSQGEGLFNGGYGTIAQLNYDFSDNLTVALTYGHGYNTLDTGTGSQRSNFRYFTETTFGEAANTSHNAYGAALSWQLSDYFILGGWGGVTKARTLNAINFEDTSIRRGSLDIWNWAVTLAFPDIFKEDNLAGIIVGMQPWVSSSSIVFPDDIATTDVDSSVYLEGFFQWAVNDNLSITPGIVVVPNADYNNANGTLVLGVIRTTFSF